The following is a genomic window from SAR324 cluster bacterium.
AGATTCAAAGTTCCAGTTTGGACGAATTTTGACACTCATATAGATGACTTTTTGGAGGGTTAATATCAGTCTAAACAGCGGATGTCAGGCACTTCCCTGTAGCGCTCTGCGTAATCCAAACCGTAGCCGACAACAAAGCGGTTAGGAATTTCAAAACCAATGTACTTGGGTTCAATCTTAATATCCCTAGGGATCTGCTTAGATAAAAGCGTACAAACTTCGAGGGAAGCTAAATTTTCTGACCGTAGGTGCCCCAGAATTTTCTGCAGAGTCAACCCGCTGTCGAGGATGTCTTCAACGACTAAAACATTTGCATGTCGTAGATCAGGCAGTTCAGAAAGTTGCAATTGTCCAGAACTGACCTTCGCATCTTTGTAGCTTGAGGCTCGAATGAATTCGATACGGCAAGGAATCGAAAGTTGTCTTGCCAGATCTGCACAGAAAAGAAACGAACCTTTGAGAACGACAAGCAGTACCAAAGGTTGATTCTTATAGTCTTGGCTAATTTTACGTCCTAATTCTTCCACACGTTTTCGGATTCGGTCTGCGTCAATCAGAACTGGCAGAGTGTTAGAAGGAAGAAATTCTGTTTCACTCATTAATTCTGAACCTCCACACGTTGCTGCAACTGAATATAGTCTTCTAAGATGGCCATGCTTTCCAAAAGATAGGCATCATTCCGAATGGTTGTCTCTTCATTTGAAGCAGTCTCATCCTCGGAATCTTCTTGTGTGGTATTCTTCATAGTCTTCTGGGCACTGGCCATCTCTTCGTCTCTCTCTTCTTTTCGCTTTGCTGCGTCTTCCTGCATTTTCAAAATACTGGTGTACTCCAGCGGTTTAACATTGGTCAAAAATTCCTGAACATTCTCTTCAATTTCTTTGAAATCTGTATCCTTGGTAAGTCGCTCATGTGAATACTGCTGCAACTCATTAATGTAGCGTCGAATGTTACCGACAGGTGTGTATGAGATTGGTGAGATCGCTTTCCAAGGCAGAGCATTTTCTAAAGTGGATTCCCCAAGATCACGAGCATTATTAATCGAAGGTAAGATCATGTCTGTTTCCACACCACGATTTTGTGTGGACCACCCAGAGACCCTATAAAATTGGGCAATGGTCACTTTCAGAGCCCCATAGCCCTCAGGAAGTTGCACAATGTTTTGTACAGTACCTTTGCCAAATGTAGTACGGTCCCCAACCAAGATTGCTCGTTGGTAGTCATGCATTGCTCCCGCTAGGATTTCGGAGGCAGATGCACTGAAGCGATTTAGCATGACCAACAGCGGACCTTCATAAATAGCTTCTTCTCGACTGCGATGGACTGTAATCCGCGCACCACTGGCCTGACGGACAATGACGATTGGCTTACGTCCGACAAACAAGCCGGCCATCGTGATGGCTTCGTCAAGACCACCACCGCCATTATTTCTAAGATCTAAAATCACTCCATCAACCCCATCCCCCTTAAATTGCTCCAAATGAGCGCGAACATCGCGGGATGAACTCTTGTAGTTGTTCGGATTCTGTCTTCGGTCATTAAAATCAACATAGAACGAAGGTAGTTCAATAACACCTATTTTGTAAGCCGAGGGACTTTCCTCCGAAGATGCGGTCGGTTCAAAAATTTCTGCTTTGGCTTCGCCATCCTTCAGAATAATTTTATCACGAACAATCGCAAAATTGAGGTTATCAAATCCGTTTTCATTCTTACGCATAACTTGAAGACGAACGGTAGTTCCACGCTGCCCACGGATCAGCTCAACGACATCATTCAAGCGCATATCAATGACGCTTTCGAATGGTTCTGTACCTTGTGCAACAGCAATGATCCGATCATCGACAGCCAATTTTCCATGCCGTGCAGCTGCACCACCAGGAATAATTGAGTTCACAACGGTGTAGCCATCTTCCCAGCGCAACACCGCACCGATACCATCCAAAGAGAGTTTGATCGAAATATCAAAATTCCTTAGATCCTCCGCAGCCATGTAGGTCGAATGAGGATCATAGGCTCGTGTAAGTGCATTTAGATAAAGCGCTATTACATCATCGTCAGTGTACTGAGAATAATCCTTCCAGACTGAGCGAATACGCTTTAATAAGCGGTCCCTGGCCTCTTGATCCGTATTGCCTGCTAACTTGAGCGTCAGTAGGTCAAACTTTGTTTTCAGCCTCCAAGTCTGTTTCGCTTCGTCTTCATTCTTAGAATAGGGTTCATCTTTCCGATCAATTCTCCATTGACCATCTTTTTCGAAGTCAAACTCGTCTTCCAGAAAAGATTCCAGCATCGATTGACGTTGACTAAGCCTGGTTAGGAATCGTGTGAAGACGTCCATTGCCCAAGTAACATCACCACGCCGAAGCATGTCATCCAAACTGGTCTCTTTAGCTCGAAACTCTTTCACATCGGATTCCAGGAAGTAGTAATGTCCAGAATCCAAGGAATCTAGGTAGAGCTGAAAAATCCTTTTGGACAATTCATCATTTAAAGGCTCCTGAGCATAGTGCAACGATGTAAATCGCTCCACAATCCCTCGAACAACCGCCTGATTGAGCTTGTCTTCCTCAGCCACTCCGGTATTTCCTCCCAGAAATACAAGAAGCAGCAAGCTAGCTATAAGTTTTTGCATGTTGATTTGAATTTTAAGCTTTGGTTACTTGAAGAAGATAAATCTTATTCCATGATTGCCCCAAAAGTTCAAACGAATTGCCAGAGTTACCATGGCCACTAGAGCATCTAAAGATATCATGAGATCAAGCCTCTTTTGAAGAAAACATCATGAAATTGCCCACATCGAGATTTAGAATCGGAATTGATCTTGGTACCAGCAACAGTGCACTTTGCTATTTAGACCAGGAAGATCTTACAAATCAACTGCACTGTTTTGAAATTCCACAGTGGATTGGCAATGGCGAGTGGTACAATCAGAAGACCTTACCTTCTCATGCATTTTTATTGACCAAAGAAGAAAAACTTTCTGGTCGCTATCAATTGCCTTGGTCAGAGGATTCTGAACCTGATTTAGCTACTGGAGAATGGGCCCGGCAACAGCAGGTGCTCCGACCTGGGCGGAATATTCATTCTGCGAAATCATGGTTATGCTACCACAATTTAAATCCAGAAGCAGAGATTCTCCCTAAGAGTGACCAGCCGGATCTCAGACGCTATTCTCCACTGGCTGCGAGTTCACTATTTCTTCAGCATCTTAGAGATTCGTGGAATCACAAAATTGCCAAAGACAGAACCGAACTGCGGCTGGAAGAACAAAAAATTGTGCTTACGGTTCCAGCCTCTTTTGACGAAGTGGCCCGAGAGTTCACCCTCCGTTCCGTCAAAATGACAGGACTAAAAAACATTACGCTGCTGGAAGAGCCTCAGGCGGCCTTTTACTCATGGATTGCTGAAAATTTAGAGGCTCATGATTCCCTAAAAACATTATCAGATTATTTCACAAACTCCGAAAATATTGTCTTAGTTGTTGATATCGGTGGTGGAACAAGCGATTTCAGTCTCGTCAAAGTAAAGATGCCGGATGATCCCAAAGAGAATCCTGAGATGGAACGTCTGGCTGTCAGCGACCATATCTTACTGGGTGGGGATAATTTGGATTTAGCCCTAGCAGCACATGTTGAGCAACAACTGACTGGACAACAGAGAAAACTATCCCCCCGTCTTTGGGAGGCACTCACAGCCCAATGCAGAAGAGCAAAGGAAATACTTTGGACAACTGAACAGGATCAGTTTCCGATCACTATTGCCGGAAAAGGGAGCAGACTGATTGGAAAGACAAAGAACTATATTCTTTCCCAAAAAGAATTCGAACAAATTATCTTGGATGGTTTTTTCCCTGAACTGGACTGGGATGCTGATTTACCAGCCAAGAAGATTCAGGGATTGCGAACCCTTGGACTCCCATACGCCAGTGACACCGCAATTACTCGACATCTGCTGAGATTTTTAAGGAATCACTGCTCCCAAATTGAACCAGAGCGCTTTCCTACTCACGTACTTTTCAACGGTGGGACACTTGAGCCTTCTTTGCTTCAGGAGAAAATCCGGTGTCTACTAGAAAAATGGGGCTCTCAACTAGGAGAAACTGAGAAAAGTGTTCAGGTGCTTCCTCAAGAGCAAATGCAGTTGGCTGTTGCCAAAGGGGCAACTTATTACCATCTTGTTCGTGAGGGTAAAGGTCTGCAAATCAAAGGAGGGAGTGCTCGAAGCTACTATGTCTCACTGCTGGTTGATGGAATGGAGCCTGGTTCACAAAACCTAGCTTGGTTGTGCATCTTGCCTCAACAAGCCTCAATTGAGGAATATCAGGAAGTGCAGGGACACACCCTTGAAATTGCCGTAAATCAACCTGTTCAATTTGAGATGAGGGCGTCCAGTATCCGAACGCAGGACCACTTGGGTGATATAATGCAACTTGAACAAGAACAATTGGAACGTGATTTTACTGAACTTCCACCGATTCAGACATTTCTGGGAATAGACCGCAATCGGCTTCCCAAAAAAGCCACAACGCTGGGAATCCAAATCCGAGCAAAGTTGAATGAGATAGGGACCCTCAGCCTAGAGTGTGTTAACCACCACTTAAGAGAAGAATGGCGTCTTGAATTCCATATCCGAGAATCTGTACCAGAGGTAATTCAACCCGATCAAAGCATCACTGTTGGTAATCAATGGGTACCTCCTAGCAATTGGGATGATGTTCAGAAGACTCTGCAAAGCTGGTTTGGTAAGAGAAGCCGCCAAGAAAATCTGCCCTTGAGCCTAAACAAACAACTGGAGGCGTTACTGGGTCTCCGATCTGGGTGGCCACTACCGCTTTTGCGAGAAATTGCTGATCAATTACTCAGTGGAATGGGAACTAGAGTTCGTTCTGTAAACCATGAAATGAATTGGTTGAAAATCTGTGGATTCTGCCTGCGCCCAGGATTTGGATTTCCAAATGATGAGCTACGTATCAAGCAACTGACAGAGTGGATTGATCGGGGACCACAGTTTCGAAAAGAGAGAAACGTAGAAGTTGAGTGGTGGATTTTTTGTCGCCGTGTAGCCGCGGGACTACCTCCACAAACCCAAGAAGCCATCTTCAAATCTTTGGAAGAGCGATTGGTCGAAGGGAATCGTAAGCCAAGGTCTTCAAAACTTCCAAAAGGGAAAAGGCCTGCATCTATTTCTCCAAGCGCTCTCAACGAATTATGGTTGTTACTTAGCAACCTAGAATCAGTACCACACGAGAAGAAGAGAATTCATGGCAAACAGTTACTCGATCGCTTGGAGAAGGGGCAAAATACAGGAATTGAGGGACTCTGTCTGGCCCGCTTTGGTTCACGTGAATTAGTGCATGCAGGTTCTTTGTATGCAATACCTCCCAAAGAAATTGAATCTTGGATAAAAAGTTTGGTTGAAATCCATCATCAAAAACCGATTCAAGAGTTACCATTGGTTCTGACTAAGCTGGGGCAGTTTACCGGAGACCGACACAGAGATATTTCTCAAGATCTTCGAAAAGAACTGATTGCTTTCGTAGAATCCTATGATGAAGATGGTACCCTGGTACGATTACTTAACGAAGAATCAAAGAGAGATACTGTGGAGATTCTACAAAGCAACTTGCAGAACTGGTTGTTTGGTGATGAACTACCGATAGGTTTGAAATTGACTAAATCATCCTGAAAACCAGTCATGATTCTTCTCAGTTAGTTATGCAAACAGAGTTACGACTTCGGAAGGCAGTGGATGCCTTACTAGACTCCTATCATAGTCATCCAGAAATTCAGAGCATCGGCTGCTCTGGTCTGCCTGCTCGAGAAAGCATCGTTCAGTTGGCCAATGATTTACAGGTTTTGCTGTTCCCGGGTTTGCTCAGGCAAGAACAACTTGATGCGATCAGTTTACCTTATTGGTTAGGCCAAAAAAGCGCCTCAATCTTCTACAGATTACGTGACTATCTGGAGCAAGTGATCTGCTGGCAAAGCAGACAGGAGGGATTACCCCAGCCACCAGTAGGAGCCTGCAGTGAAAGAGCTGAAGAAATTTCTCTCAACTTGCTCGAGACTCTTCCAGAAATGAGAGAAGTTTTGGCTGAAGACGTCGAAGCAACCTTTGCAGGTGACCCAGCCGCCAATGATCGTAAGGAAATCGTTCTGGCCTACCCTGGAATACACGCCCTTAGCATTTATCGTATTGCCCATTTCCTCCACAACTATGAAATCCCGCTAATGCCCCGGATTCTCAGTGAGCATGTTCATTCATTGACCGGAATCGACATCAATCCAGGTGCCTGGATTGGACGTGGTGTGATGGTTGATCACGGCACTGGCATCGTCATTGGTGGCACCGCGGTGATTCACGACCAAGTGCGCATTTACCAAGGGGTAACACTTGGAGCATTCAGTCCAATACAGCATAAGAATGAACCACATCTCAAACGGCACCCAACTATTGAGCGTGAAACCATTATCTATGCTGGTGCCACGATTCTAGGGGGCAATACCGTAGTGGGGGCTCGTTCAATTATTGGTGGTAATGTATGGCTAACTCACAGTGTACCTCCAGATAGCCGAGTATATATCCAAGAACCTGGTCAGCAGCGTACTGAAGTTCGTGCTGGTTTAGAGATGAGACCTACAGGAACCTGAACGACAAATCCCTCGATATGAAACGGTATATTATTGAACTTATT
Proteins encoded in this region:
- the hpt gene encoding hypoxanthine phosphoribosyltransferase, coding for MSETEFLPSNTLPVLIDADRIRKRVEELGRKISQDYKNQPLVLLVVLKGSFLFCADLARQLSIPCRIEFIRASSYKDAKVSSGQLQLSELPDLRHANVLVVEDILDSGLTLQKILGHLRSENLASLEVCTLLSKQIPRDIKIEPKYIGFEIPNRFVVGYGLDYAERYREVPDIRCLD
- a CDS encoding carboxy terminal-processing peptidase, with protein sequence MQKLIASLLLLVFLGGNTGVAEEDKLNQAVVRGIVERFTSLHYAQEPLNDELSKRIFQLYLDSLDSGHYYFLESDVKEFRAKETSLDDMLRRGDVTWAMDVFTRFLTRLSQRQSMLESFLEDEFDFEKDGQWRIDRKDEPYSKNEDEAKQTWRLKTKFDLLTLKLAGNTDQEARDRLLKRIRSVWKDYSQYTDDDVIALYLNALTRAYDPHSTYMAAEDLRNFDISIKLSLDGIGAVLRWEDGYTVVNSIIPGGAAARHGKLAVDDRIIAVAQGTEPFESVIDMRLNDVVELIRGQRGTTVRLQVMRKNENGFDNLNFAIVRDKIILKDGEAKAEIFEPTASSEESPSAYKIGVIELPSFYVDFNDRRQNPNNYKSSSRDVRAHLEQFKGDGVDGVILDLRNNGGGGLDEAITMAGLFVGRKPIVIVRQASGARITVHRSREEAIYEGPLLVMLNRFSASASEILAGAMHDYQRAILVGDRTTFGKGTVQNIVQLPEGYGALKVTIAQFYRVSGWSTQNRGVETDMILPSINNARDLGESTLENALPWKAISPISYTPVGNIRRYINELQQYSHERLTKDTDFKEIEENVQEFLTNVKPLEYTSILKMQEDAAKRKEERDEEMASAQKTMKNTTQEDSEDETASNEETTIRNDAYLLESMAILEDYIQLQQRVEVQN
- a CDS encoding Hsp70 family protein → MKLPTSRFRIGIDLGTSNSALCYLDQEDLTNQLHCFEIPQWIGNGEWYNQKTLPSHAFLLTKEEKLSGRYQLPWSEDSEPDLATGEWARQQQVLRPGRNIHSAKSWLCYHNLNPEAEILPKSDQPDLRRYSPLAASSLFLQHLRDSWNHKIAKDRTELRLEEQKIVLTVPASFDEVAREFTLRSVKMTGLKNITLLEEPQAAFYSWIAENLEAHDSLKTLSDYFTNSENIVLVVDIGGGTSDFSLVKVKMPDDPKENPEMERLAVSDHILLGGDNLDLALAAHVEQQLTGQQRKLSPRLWEALTAQCRRAKEILWTTEQDQFPITIAGKGSRLIGKTKNYILSQKEFEQIILDGFFPELDWDADLPAKKIQGLRTLGLPYASDTAITRHLLRFLRNHCSQIEPERFPTHVLFNGGTLEPSLLQEKIRCLLEKWGSQLGETEKSVQVLPQEQMQLAVAKGATYYHLVREGKGLQIKGGSARSYYVSLLVDGMEPGSQNLAWLCILPQQASIEEYQEVQGHTLEIAVNQPVQFEMRASSIRTQDHLGDIMQLEQEQLERDFTELPPIQTFLGIDRNRLPKKATTLGIQIRAKLNEIGTLSLECVNHHLREEWRLEFHIRESVPEVIQPDQSITVGNQWVPPSNWDDVQKTLQSWFGKRSRQENLPLSLNKQLEALLGLRSGWPLPLLREIADQLLSGMGTRVRSVNHEMNWLKICGFCLRPGFGFPNDELRIKQLTEWIDRGPQFRKERNVEVEWWIFCRRVAAGLPPQTQEAIFKSLEERLVEGNRKPRSSKLPKGKRPASISPSALNELWLLLSNLESVPHEKKRIHGKQLLDRLEKGQNTGIEGLCLARFGSRELVHAGSLYAIPPKEIESWIKSLVEIHHQKPIQELPLVLTKLGQFTGDRHRDISQDLRKELIAFVESYDEDGTLVRLLNEESKRDTVEILQSNLQNWLFGDELPIGLKLTKSS
- a CDS encoding serine acetyltransferase, encoding MQTELRLRKAVDALLDSYHSHPEIQSIGCSGLPARESIVQLANDLQVLLFPGLLRQEQLDAISLPYWLGQKSASIFYRLRDYLEQVICWQSRQEGLPQPPVGACSERAEEISLNLLETLPEMREVLAEDVEATFAGDPAANDRKEIVLAYPGIHALSIYRIAHFLHNYEIPLMPRILSEHVHSLTGIDINPGAWIGRGVMVDHGTGIVIGGTAVIHDQVRIYQGVTLGAFSPIQHKNEPHLKRHPTIERETIIYAGATILGGNTVVGARSIIGGNVWLTHSVPPDSRVYIQEPGQQRTEVRAGLEMRPTGT